Genomic segment of Coffea arabica cultivar ET-39 chromosome 1e, Coffea Arabica ET-39 HiFi, whole genome shotgun sequence:
TATTTGTTTGGTCTTGgtcattatttgaaataactaatgtaggtttttttttaattttttatgatgtgatgtatgtgaaataaaaaggtaaatgagaagataaaaaagtgtattgaaaaatgtgtttgtgatgcaagcaaataattttttaataaataattccTACCCAAACACACACATTGTTAGCAAAATTAATGAGATAAAAAATAGTGCAAATTAATTATAATATATCCTTTTTATTCTAACTGCAATACCTTAACTCCTTTTGACAATTTTGAACATATTATTACTGATTTGTAGGGTTTTCTATGCCATTAATTTTGTTGACATTATCATTAATTGGATTTAAGCAGAATAAACTTGAGAGTTTAGGCTACACAAtttttgaaattgagaatttaaggTGTGAAGtgttcaaaattgaaatttaagtgACAAAGTGAAAATGTTGTAAAAAGTGAATATAGTCTAGGTGATAActatgatgatttttcaaatgcaTGCATAAAATTTTGtgtaaaattagaaaaaaaatgtagCAATTATGCAAAACGTGCGCCTCAAACAAAGGTGCGGCAATTGGCATGTCAAATGCCTGCTAGGCAATAGGTACTAGAGGTGTAAACGAATCAAATTGAGTCGAATTTCACCCTAATCGAGTTGAGTTTCGacataattttaccaaattcgaagaaaaacaaaggaaatgggaagaattgaatgaaagaaaagatgGAAAGCGGATTAGTTGCACTATACTTTAGTTGTTGATGGTAAATGAATAAAGTACATCATTAACAATCTTTTTTATTTCCAAATCTTCCATACAACATGGAGGGAATTTGTCATTTTTTCTCTtctattcttttattttcttttgtaaaGTCCCAAAACTGATTATGAATCAACCCAAAAAGTGTGACGGGTCACTGGCAACATACTCCATATCAATTGGAGCGATGAGCAATTTCGGAACCAGTCCAAAAGAAGTTTCCTAGTGTCAATTGTCAGGTTTGTCTAAAAAAAAAGAGCGGGACCCAAGAAAAATTGGCATCCCAGAACTCTGGGAGAATCTTTCGGTAATCAAAAACACTAAAAAaaggtactccctccgtcccactttgatagtcctgattTTTTtccacacagtttaagaaaaagtagttaactttattggaacaatcaatttacgtagttattttcctaaaataccctcacattaatcagagtacaactttatgggaacttcaATTGAtgttaaaaaaagaatcaactctcattaaatggggtaagtttatagtaacaacaacttacattgaataagggtattttaggaaaattaaaatacaactacattcttcaattgaaaagtggatTACAATATgagacagacgaaaaaggaaaacaagactatcaaagtggagACGGAGGGAATATATGCTAAGTCCCCAAGATAAATTGGCATCCCAGAACTCTGGGAGAATCTTTTGGTAATCAAAAACACTAAAAAAGGCATATCCCCAAGTCCCCAACCCAATTCCTCCAAGCGCCGAGGCTCCCAACCACACACATAATAAATAATCCGTGCATAATGCAGACCAGAGGGCAGTATCGGCTCATCCAAATCCCAATTTTGTCGTCTTCATAGTTCACATAGCACCAATTCACCAGTCACCACACGCTCCCCACCCTTTGCTTCCACCAACGCCAATAATAATAGCACAAGCAACAGCAGCAGCTGTTCCTAAAGACCGAAGGGTCTAAACGACCCAGTTGCAGAAGGACAAGGTCCCCCATTTTGAAACATCCTAGTAGTACCAGTACCAGTACAAGTACAATATATAGTACTACTGTACTACTACTCCATTATTCTTCTTGGTCCAATGGCGGTTGTAGTAGCAAATGGGCGTCCATTAATTACGGCTCTCATCTCTTGCAATTTGCCACATATCAAGTTCTTGCTCGGTGGTGGTGCTCCCACCAGTTGTCGTACACCTTCCTTCTCCTCCTCGCTACCGAACACTACACTCAAAAGTGCAAATGCACCGCACCATCTTTGGAATTTTAAGCCCTCGGCATCTCGGTATCTCCCTCCTGTCCTTGTTTTTAAGGTGGTAATCTTCTAGTAGTAAATTTCTTGATATTTTACAATGTAAACATTTTGCCAGGCTGCTGAATTGTGATACATACTACTGTAGCATGtcaaaaagaggggaaaaaaagaaagaaatgaagaagacgTCTCTAATGTTAGTACTGATAATACCTGATCCTTTGAATAATTAACTCCATTTTTGCTTcctgattttccattttagccTAAAGTTATCATGGATAGAGTTTTGATTTGTGATGCATCCCTTGAATATGATGGTAGCCCTGAATACAGCGGGAGTACAAGTGGCCCGGGAGGTTCTTTTAGCTTATCCAGACAACTTGAGATGAGGCTCCAGATTAGTTTGTGATTATGATCAGTAAAATGGTTTTGGAGGAATTACGTATGGTGCTTTCCATGAACACAGTGTGGGATTAGGCCCTTGATTGTTTAATTGGTATGGTCAGCAGAATTTGTGTATATATCTTAAGAGCTTTTGTTCATGTCAGAACATAATGTAAGCATGACCACCGTCAATGTGATACCATGTCGTTTAATTTTCATCCATTAATAAGGGAGATATATTGCCTTTGATAAAATTTGAATGGGGAATATTGCAAGATGAGAATGATAATTCAGGAGCAGAGGCATTGCATTGGAAGAAACTGCAACGAATCATTGCCCCCCAAGGGCCTTTCATTTCTCTGAGAACCGATACTTGTCTGTGATGCAGCTGTAGCatgctattatttttttttccttttttacttttcttttatgATACAAGAGACTGCCGCCGGTTTTTAATTTAGTCTTGCATATGTAGCAGATTAATTATGCATTTATTCCATCTCATTCTATTGAAGTGTAGGTTCACATGCTTTCAGCATCAGGGTCCTGAAAGTGATGAGTCTTCCACATCTAAGGACAAACCAGAGGGACAACATAAGGCTGCTGATGATGTAATGCAAAGTTTGAAAGGCAAAGCAGCTAGTGGAGAAATCTCATTTCTGTCAAAACTAGTGGTACTCCTGGCTGTGGCTCTGGCAATTACAGTGCTATCCATTGGCTTTAGACAGCCTAATCAAAGATCTCTGCTTGGCATTCAACATTTAGTTGATAGTTCATCTGCTCCCGCTTTAAGCACACATGCTGTTGGTTTTTCTTTTAGAGCTTTTGGATACAGAATTATACTTCCAGAATATGCTCCAGGGTACTTGACTATTTTGCTCACAAATTGTGTCCTTGTTTGTTTTTGATTATCTGGCCTTGCTATGCTTTCAGATGTCATATTACGTTCAAATAACTTAATTTGCCATATCTTGGGTATCTTaatattctttttttccaaaacctaaCAATATAGCAGAAGCATTCTCCTTTTCTCTTACATTTTGCTTCTTGGTTACGGAGAACAGTATGTTTAATTATCTTTAGGTCCCTGGTTTCAGGTGGATCTACTTCTGGCTGCTGATGGCTGCAGGATGCGGTCTTTTCATAAGTGAAGAGGCTTTAAATATATGGGTCTGTCCTTCCTGCTGGTACTTTTTTTGGGCAGACTCTTATGCTCTTTGACATCTGGACTTTGAGTGGGTCTTCTTGTCCTTTTTTGGAGTGCTTCTCTTTTTCTGAGCTTAACTTTGTCATCTATCCTGCAGGTTGGCATCACTTTAGCGCGGATGCTTTCACTGGATGGCACATGGCATTCTTTTCTTGATTCATTCTCTAGGAACGCTCACTACATTGTATCCACGGTTTTATGGGTTTACTGGTTAGTTGGGCTTGATTCAATTTGAGCTAATGAATTATGCTATGGACCTCCTCCAGTAATGCATGtaaagctgcaatttttttttccttttaatcttCATGCTAGTCACAAATATTAATCGACTAAAGGATCAATAATATTTGTCCTCAATATTTTAATTCACATGGTGAATATTGTCAGGGGAGTTTGCATTAGTGATATGATACCATTTTACCTTGGCAAGCTTTTCAGACAATCTGGGGCATCCGATGATGTTTCTTCAAAGGTCTGTTTGATCTATAGACTTTTGATATGCAGTAAATGTAACTAGGTATTTATATGACCTTGAAATAGTAAAGTGATATGAATAATTTCTGTTTGGTATAGTTAGGAATTGGCAGAGAGAAAGCATTGAAAATCACGCGCGTTGTCCAAAAATATGGAAATCTAGTTGGTGTTGGTGAGTCTAAATAGCTTCAGAGCTCCTTTTTGCATGTTTTCATACTTGCAATCGTACAAATGCTGCTTGAAAGGACTTGTAATATGAGCTTCTACAGTCTAATCGAACCAGTTCTGTTAGATTCCACTATTTATGTGTTATAGTTCATAAACATTTAAAAGGATAGTTAATGTTACCACTTTATAAGGGGATGGCATGGGCAGCTGATAATTGAAGTGTTGATAGTGGTGGCTGAAGTAGAACATCAAACCTTCCCCAAACCAGTGGAATATTTAATGACATTCTCTGACTTGCTTGTTTTAATTAGCATTCACAGGTACCCAATGAAAGCCTATCAAGCTATAATTATGCTGACTCTTACTCAAGAAATTTAATACTGATACTAAAGTTTGCCTCCAAAAAGCTGTTTCTTTTAGAAACGTATATTAAGAAATTTTGCGATAATATATTTTACTGGTTTTAGCAATCTTTAAAATAGTGTAAAAAGTTAAAGAGAAATGGTTTCGGTTATCTGGGGTATTACTTTAAAGTACCCATAATAAAAGCTTTTGCGTAATTAAGAGTTCCAAATGATTGGCTATCCACCAGTAGTGCTGCCACCTTATTCTCAAAACCATTGTAGAGTCCCTTGGTGTTGTTTCCATTCCAGAATCAGCATTGCCTGCATTGGGGTCTGCTTCTTGAGTAGTTACTAATAGTTGCTTATCTATATAACAATATCTCCTTCCTCTCTTGGGGCACCGTAGCACATTTTATTTgacatttcttgaatttcttgagcATTTGTTGGTAAGTCTATGTTTTCTTATATGCAGTTGAACGGTTCTCGTTAGGTGTGAGGAATCCTACAGCATTTTTAGCAGGTGCAATGGTTAGTATTATTTCTTCTTCCAAGCAAGATATTACTTTACTAGTACGAACTTTGACACAACAAATTGTGTAATTGACATCTATTCTATCCAAATTCGTGTAAGCTATTATTTTGTGAACCTGGTTGATTTCATTATCATTTGTGATGTATGATTTTCTTCATCTTAAGGTGCTGACTAGGAAAAGGTTGTTACCGCATGCTATGCATACTAAGCTTTGGTGTCGGAGCAGAATGAGTTAACAGTTTGAAACAAAGCATTCCTTCTATCTTGATGCGTCATGGCAATTACTGATTTCTTGCATCTTGCTGCAAAGTAAACAAGCTGGGAAGCTTCAGTCTATCTTGCATTTGCATTTGCACTgtaaaattttctgttttgatgTCTCTGTCTTCTCTGGATGTTGGGAACCATTAGTTTATGCAGCAAAGGCAATATGATCACCAGTGTGGTACCTCGAATTGAGAGTGCAACCACTTCATGGTtcttctttttatgtttttatgtaGTTAGTTTTTTTAAAGTTCCTAACTAGTTTTTAAATGTGGTAAACTTACTTGTTGCTGGAACTCAACTACTATGCGGATTTTTATGTCATCGCTGCAAACTATGTGGATTTTTATGCCATAACTGCAGTGTGTTTTTCCTGAAGTACGACTTTTTTGCAGGGTATATCACCTGAGTTTTTCTTTGCCGGTGTCTGTTGTGGTGGTCTTATAACACTTCCACTTCAGGTATTATTCTATCAGATAAAAGGACACCAATTACCAGCAAACTAGATTGTAGACTAGTCATGCAGGGAAAGAGTAAAATAGCTGTTCCTACTTGATTGCCCAAAAAAAAGAGACCTCATCTTTTATAGTAAAGTTGTCAGCTTGAAAAGGAAGGAATATACATAATGCTGCTGTTAAGTGCAACTCACGTTTAATGGTGAGGCTAATTCTTCTTTCGCAAACAAGTGAATATATCACACATCCTAGAGATTCATATGGTCTTGCAAAAATAGTAACTGCGTTTTACATTTATCAAAGCTATGAAAACACTTTGTCACGATATTTTTCTTCCATAAGCTtatgccttttatttttttaaatgacAGTTGGGGATTGGATTCTTATTCAGAGACCGTCCAGTGTTTGCCCTTGCCACTGTTGCAACTGTAGTGGTAAACTTTTATTTTCCCCGGATTAGCATATGGTTGCCTAAACAAAGGAATGCATTGCAAGGGGTTTTAGTGCGTCTACTAATTGTAAGTACTGCGCTATTTTGCAGGGAATCTGGACTATCATCCCATATGCTGCAGCTGCTTTGACAGCATTGTTCCTTTATCTGCGACGTAAGAACTTCAGTTAGTTGTGGTTTCTGTTTCTAAGTTCACCATTTCCTGGGGTACACAGCCTGGAAACTATCAATACGTGCTTGTAAAGGGACTAACTACTGCAGAGAAAAATCAGGGTATGGATGGTTTTGCAACAGCTTGTTGAATAACCACCCGCCAGACACCCTTTTAAGTGAAGGCTTTACAGATTTGGTTAGGGAACTTGCAATCATGCACTCACCGTATAATTGCTTGAAAGCTGGCATTTGTCCCTGTAACTTCCGTAAAATAGGGTACCTTATACAGTCAAGGGCCAAGTTGGGCATGAAAGATCTTTTTGGCATATTGTTTTTGGTCATACCTGTTGCTCTCTCAGATTGATTCAATCAAGGCAAAATACTTATTTACGGATAATAACTTAACAAGCACTATATCATACACATACGTGCAATTccatttaacataaattatggTCTCTCAACTAAGCTATGGACCAAGTCTATGAAAGAAGCCCAGAAGAGGCATAACCCCTtccataataataataacaacaatcTAAACTAAACGATTGCTGCGAGATGGGAAAGCTGGATGCTGTAGGCTTCTTTCAGCTCAGCCAGTACTTCTGCTATGCTTGGCCTCCGCAATGCATCTCTCTCAACAGACCTTGAAGCAATCAAAGCTGCCCTCCTCATGCTCTCAGCATCAAATGTTCCTTTCATGCTTTCATCCACTATCTCGAACGCGCCTGCTTGCAAGTATGGCTTGGCCTGCAATTGATGGTCAAAAACAACATGCTATGTACGTCAGGAGCACTCATATGCACATAGAGATTGTAACGAATCAGCAGACACAGATCAGTGTAGAAGCACGTTATGATGGGATTTTGTAAACATGGCATGCTAAGAAGTATCTTGAAGTGCCTACTTTTAACTGTTTAGCAGCATGCAAACGTTAAATTCTAATCAGGGATACCAATCTTAAATTCCAACAGTGTCGATACTTCTAACTTGCACAACCAAGGTTAAAAAATTAAGCATCAGATCATCGTGCACTCCCAAAAGAAATTTTGGTCTAACCAGAGGTACAACTATAGAAAATGGAAGGGATTCAGTCATGCAACAAAATGGATGGTGGTAGTTGAAAACCAATTATAAGGTTTCTGTAATTTTGCACTTTACATTCTTATAAGATGCAAATCATTTAGAGAAAGAACTAAAGAAAGAGATCTAGTTACCCATAAGACTAAATTGTAGGAATCTGGAGAGCCAGAGTGAGTCAGTGGTTCTCTGCCACATATGAGCTCCAGAAGTACAACCCCAAAACTATAGACGTCACTTTTTTCTGTTAATTGTCTAGAGGAATAATATCTGTAGACAGAACTCAGTAAGATTGAAGAAGAGTGCCAGAATGAATATACTAAAAAcaaagctcaaaaaaaaaaaaaaaaaaaagcctcgAGAGCTTACTCTGGATCAAGATAGCCAGCAGTGCCTTTGACAGCAGTGGTTACATGGGTTGCATCGCCCTGAGTCATTTGCTTAGAAAGGCCAAAATCAGAGACCTTAGCATTCATCTCTGAATCCAAAAGAATATTGCTGCTCTTTACATCACGGTGAATGATCCGTGGATCACTTCCATTATGTAAGTAGTCCAACCCTACATTGAAACAACTTCAGTTCAGATAATGGCTTATATAAAAGGAACTTTGTTGATTGCCATTGGCGAATTTACTCGGACTAGCTAGAATGGTTTTAATTGGTGGGACGATTGCTTCATTCCCTATGAAAAGGATCAGGTTTCCAACTTAGAAAATAGACGAATGACGGCATGATAGTGGGACACAACTACGAAGTATAATTCTACTTTTGCACATGTACAGAATAGAAACCTGAGTTTCTCCAGTAATTAACAAGGAAATCTACGTGCACCTGTTGATATCTATACCTTTTGCAGCATCAACCGCAATTTTCAACCTGCGAACCCAGCTTAATGTTATTCTTTTACTGTTTACACCTGAAATAGTTATTTGTTCATTAATCAAAGGAAACCAAGAAATACAGAAACGGATTCCTGAGTAGAAGAAGCTTATATTACCATGAAGGTTATCAGACAGTGATCCACCAGGTAAATACTCGTACACTAGTATTTGCTGCTTTGACTCGTGACAGAATCCTTCCAAAGTTACAAGACTCTGGTGACGAATTTGTGACAGAAGAGAAACCTGGAAAATAATTTGCAACATAAAATCAGGCAtcattaaaaggaaaaaagagatcTTGTAAAAAAGCTTTTCCTTCTCAAAAGATTCATCCACAAATGGCAGACCTCATTGATGAATGACTCAGCCCCAAGCTGAGTTCTGTCAAATCGCACTTTCACGGCAACTAATTTTCCATCAGGAAGCTTTCCAAGGTAAACCATTCCGAAACTACCACGGCCTATGACCTCCTTGAAGTTGTTTGTGGCTGCTTTGATTTCTTTGTAGGAAAAAACTCTTGCAGCATTCCAGTTTCGTATATCCACTCCAGCATCTAATACTTCAGGAAACATTTCCGTTATGACATCTAACGGGTATTCTACCGTAGATACATTTTAGGCAATTTCTTACTTGGTTTTGAAGAGCTTTCAGGTTTCTTTCTCCTCGTGAAGAGAAGCACTGAAATTGCCATGGCTGAAAAAGCTAGTGCTACGCCTCCCACTGAACCAAGTATAACTGCTATATGTTTGTGGCCCTTGTTCTTGCTTGGTGTAAGGACAGTTACTTGTGGTGTCTCAATAGTGCCTGAAATGTCAGTGCAGGATGATGTGGAGAAGGACAGGCACAGATTCCCTGATGCTCTGTCGAATTGAAAAAGAATCCAAGAGATGATGCATCAAGAGGCTCAGTTATgaaccaaaaatcaaaaaacgATGTAATTCACTCCATAGTCCATACCTGACTTCCAAACTTTCCCTGTTTAATGATTGGGGGAGGGGACCTTGTAGCTCATTATTCTCCAGATTCCTGAATGTTTCAAAATAGCAAATCACGTACAGATACAGCTATATGAGCCTCTTACCAGGTAGAACTGCTTCTACAAATGTTTCCAAAAGTAAATGAACCTATAATGCTCACTCACAGTAAGTGAAGCTCCTTTAATTCTCCCAAGCTGTCTGGTACTGCTCCAAGCAAACTGTTGTTTTGCAAATCCCTTCACACAGAATGTACGTCATCTTTCTATGACCAACTTCAATTTTATTAATGCTCAATGAAAAGGGAGGAAAATTCTCTGCGTTTTAATCATCAGAAAGTTAGTCATAAGAGAAGTTCCATCGAATTTGTAAaagacttacaaaacttgaagGTTCATCAAATCCTCCAATTCAGACCCAAAAGATGACAGTTGATTGAAACTCAGGTTCCTGCAGCATTCAATTGCCAGTTTGTTTTAGGTTCATCATCAGAAGCAACATAAGTGAAATACAGTTCTTCAAGTAGTAATTATACAGTTTCTCAAGATTCTGCAGGCTCCCAAGGTATTGTATTTCTCCAGCCAGCGATGCATTACTCAAATCCCTGTTTAACATAATGCCAGAGGATAAAAACAAAGTGCTGCAGATTAATATCTGGGATTGGGATGAGGGTTAGCATGAGATTGGAGCTGACGACCTAAATGCTCATGGGTGGCCCATTACCACTAGGGTGACTCTTCATATCACGGCAACAGATTGTGAGTGTGAGAAAAAACTTAAGCCAGTGCTCAGttattaaaaaggaaagaatctTACAATACTTTAAGGTCCAACAGATCACCAAAAGTGGGGCTAATTGATCTCATTTTCATGCTGGAAAGTTCCCTTCATAATGAGCAAAAGATTGATAACTATGGAACTTGATAGCAAGGAATTAGATTTAAGAAAAAAGATTCAAAAAATTCCAATGCAATACGGTCATACAAAGAAGTAACAAGATTTCCTTCACATTCTATATGTTCCCATGACTTTGGAGAACACGGATCTTCTTGCCATCCCAGATCCAAACCAGTCGACTGCTGAATAACCTGGAGGGCAGAAACTGCAAAAAGAATCAATATTTTAAAGTTTGCACCTTCAGTTCTACGAAGGGACCAAAAGAGTATGTGAGACAATGAAAACCATCCAACCTGTGGTGGAAGAAGTTTCTAAAGGAATATC
This window contains:
- the LOC113713890 gene encoding uncharacterized protein isoform X2, with the translated sequence MAVVVANGRPLITALISCNLPHIKFLLGGGAPTSCRTPSFSSSLPNTTLKSANAPHHLWNFKPSASRYLPPVLVFKCRFTCFQHQGPESDESSTSKDKPEGQHKAADDVMQSLKGKAASGEISFLSKLVVLLAVALAITVLSIGFRQPNQRSLLGIQHLVDSSSAPALSTHAVGFSFRAFGYRIILPEYAPGWIYFWLLMAAGCGLFISEEALNIWVGITLARMLSLDGTWHSFLDSFSRNAHYIVSTVLWVYWGVCISDMIPFYLGKLFRQSGASDDVSSKLGIGREKALKITRVVQKYGNLVGVVERFSLGVRNPTAFLAGAMGISPEFFFAGVCCGGLITLPLQLGIGFLFRDRPVFALATVATVVGIWTIIPYAAAALTALFLYLRRKNFS
- the LOC113713890 gene encoding uncharacterized protein isoform X5; protein product: MAVVVANGRPLITALISCNLPHIKFLLGGGAPTSCRTPSFSSSLPNTTLKSANAPHHLWNFKPSASRLLNCDTYYCSMSKRGEKKKEMKKTSLMFTCFQHQGPESDESSTSKDKPEGQHKAADDVMQSLKGKAASGEISFLSKLVVLLAVALAITVLSIGFRQPNQRSLLGIQHLVDSSSAPALSTHAVGFSFRAFGYRIILPEYAPGWIYFWLLMAAGCGLFISEEALNIWVGITLARMLSLDGTWHSFLDSFSRNAHYIVSTVLWVYWGVCISDMIPFYLGKLFRQSGASDDVSSKLGIGREKALKITRVVQKYGNLVGVVERFSLGVRNPTAFLAGAMVLTRKRLLPHAMHTKLWCRSRMS
- the LOC113713890 gene encoding uncharacterized protein isoform X3 encodes the protein MAVVVANGRPLITALISCNLPHIKFLLGGGAPTSCRTPSFSSSLPNTTLKSANAPHHLWNFKPSASRYLPPVLVFKHQGPESDESSTSKDKPEGQHKAADDVMQSLKGKAASGEISFLSKLVVLLAVALAITVLSIGFRQPNQRSLLGIQHLVDSSSAPALSTHAVGFSFRAFGYRIILPEYAPGWIYFWLLMAAGCGLFISEEALNIWVGITLARMLSLDGTWHSFLDSFSRNAHYIVSTVLWVYWGVCISDMIPFYLGKLFRQSGASDDVSSKLGIGREKALKITRVVQKYGNLVGVVERFSLGVRNPTAFLAGAMGISPEFFFAGVCCGGLITLPLQLGIGFLFRDRPVFALATVATVVGIWTIIPYAAAALTALFLYLRRKNFS
- the LOC113713890 gene encoding uncharacterized protein isoform X4, encoding MAVVVANGRPLITALISCNLPHIKFLLGGGAPTSCRTPSFSSSLPNTTLKSANAPHHLWNFKPSASRFTCFQHQGPESDESSTSKDKPEGQHKAADDVMQSLKGKAASGEISFLSKLVVLLAVALAITVLSIGFRQPNQRSLLGIQHLVDSSSAPALSTHAVGFSFRAFGYRIILPEYAPGWIYFWLLMAAGCGLFISEEALNIWVGITLARMLSLDGTWHSFLDSFSRNAHYIVSTVLWVYWGVCISDMIPFYLGKLFRQSGASDDVSSKLGIGREKALKITRVVQKYGNLVGVVERFSLGVRNPTAFLAGAMGISPEFFFAGVCCGGLITLPLQLGIGFLFRDRPVFALATVATVVGIWTIIPYAAAALTALFLYLRRKNFS
- the LOC113713890 gene encoding uncharacterized protein isoform X1, which codes for MAVVVANGRPLITALISCNLPHIKFLLGGGAPTSCRTPSFSSSLPNTTLKSANAPHHLWNFKPSASRLLNCDTYYCSMSKRGEKKKEMKKTSLMFTCFQHQGPESDESSTSKDKPEGQHKAADDVMQSLKGKAASGEISFLSKLVVLLAVALAITVLSIGFRQPNQRSLLGIQHLVDSSSAPALSTHAVGFSFRAFGYRIILPEYAPGWIYFWLLMAAGCGLFISEEALNIWVGITLARMLSLDGTWHSFLDSFSRNAHYIVSTVLWVYWGVCISDMIPFYLGKLFRQSGASDDVSSKLGIGREKALKITRVVQKYGNLVGVVERFSLGVRNPTAFLAGAMGISPEFFFAGVCCGGLITLPLQLGIGFLFRDRPVFALATVATVVGIWTIIPYAAAALTALFLYLRRKNFS
- the LOC113713890 gene encoding uncharacterized protein isoform X6, giving the protein MHRTIFGILSPRHLGISLLSLFLRFTCFQHQGPESDESSTSKDKPEGQHKAADDVMQSLKGKAASGEISFLSKLVVLLAVALAITVLSIGFRQPNQRSLLGIQHLVDSSSAPALSTHAVGFSFRAFGYRIILPEYAPGWIYFWLLMAAGCGLFISEEALNIWVGITLARMLSLDGTWHSFLDSFSRNAHYIVSTVLWVYWGVCISDMIPFYLGKLFRQSGASDDVSSKLGIGREKALKITRVVQKYGNLVGVVERFSLGVRNPTAFLAGAMGISPEFFFAGVCCGGLITLPLQLGIGFLFRDRPVFALATVATVVGIWTIIPYAAAALTALFLYLRRKNFS
- the LOC113713890 gene encoding uncharacterized protein isoform X7; translated protein: MQSLKGKAASGEISFLSKLVVLLAVALAITVLSIGFRQPNQRSLLGIQHLVDSSSAPALSTHAVGFSFRAFGYRIILPEYAPGWIYFWLLMAAGCGLFISEEALNIWVGITLARMLSLDGTWHSFLDSFSRNAHYIVSTVLWVYWGVCISDMIPFYLGKLFRQSGASDDVSSKLGIGREKALKITRVVQKYGNLVGVVERFSLGVRNPTAFLAGAMGISPEFFFAGVCCGGLITLPLQLGIGFLFRDRPVFALATVATVVGIWTIIPYAAAALTALFLYLRRKNFS